GTTTTGTTAGCCAAAATAGTCGTATCAAAAATGATATATCCATTGGAATTATGTTTACGGCTGCTTTTGCATTAGGAATTATTCTAATCACCCTTATGAAAAGTAGTACGGACCTTTATCACATCTTGTTTGGGAATGTATTAGCAGTCCGACCTTCAGATATGTGGACTACACTGGGAATAGGAATATTTGTGTTAATTTCTATTTATTTGTTCTATAAAGAACTGCTTGTGACTTCTTTTGATCCAACCATGGCAGAAGCGTACGGACTACCAATTAAAATCATCCATTATTTTTTAATGACGCTACTGACAATGGTAACTGTTGCTTCTTTACAAACGGTGGGAATCATACTGGTAGTGGCTATGCTAATCACACCAGCAGCAACAGCCTACTTATTAACCAATCGATTATGGGTAATGATTTACCTTTCAGCTGGTTTAGGAGTGATTGCATCGGTTGTGGGTTTATACTTTAGCTTCACTTATAACTTAGCCTCAGGAGCAACCATTGTCTTAGTTTCAACTGCCCTCTTCCTATTAGCCTTTGGTTTTTCACCAAAACAAGGTATCTTATGGCGTTCCTTAAAAGCAAGAAGGAAAAAACAAGCCCTTTCATAAAAATTTAGGAGGAATAGCAATGAAATATATTTTAAAATTATTTATAACAAGCCTTTTGGCAATTGTAATTCTGGCAGGATGTAGTGAAAGTAAAGAAACCGGTAGTGAAGTAGGAAAAGAACATAAAGATGATAAGTTACAGGTGGTTACGACTTACTCAATTCTTTATGATATCGTAAAAAATATCGGTGGCGATCAAATAGAGATTCATAGTTTAGCTAAAGTAGGATCTAATCCGCATGAATATGACCCACTTCCATTAGACATTCAAAAAACAACAGATGCAGATGTCGTTTTTTATAATGGTTTAAATCTTGAAGCGGGTAACTCTTGGTTTGAGAAACTTATCCAAACTGCGGGAAAGACTGGTGAGGATGCGCCTGTATTTAGACTAAGTGAAGGAGTAGATCCTAAATTTTTAACATCAGAAGGAAATGAAGGTGAAGAAGATCCACATGCATGGCTTGATATCCGCAACGGAATTAAGTATGCAGAAAATGCAAGAGATGCACTGATTGAAATAGATTCAGCGAATGCAAATATTTACGAAAAAAATGCTAAAGAATATATTTTGAAATTAGAAAAACTTCATCAAGAAGCGTTAGAAAGCTTTAATAAAATTCCTAAGGAAAAGCGTTTTTTAGTTACAAGTGAGGGAGCTTTTAAATATTTTAGTGATGCATACGAATTTGAGGCAGGATACATTTGGGAGATCAATGCAGAAAATCAAGGAACACCGCAACAAGTAAAGCAAATAGTGGATTTAATCAATGAACAAGAAATTCCAGTATTATTTGTAGAAACGAGTATCGACCCTCGCAGTATGGAAATGGTTTCAACAGAAACTGGTGTTCCAATTGGTGGGACATTATTTACAGACTCTCTTGGAAAACAGGGTGAAGATGGAGATTCTTATATTGGTATGATGGAATGGAATATCTCTGTTATATTTGAAAACTTAATGGGAAATTAGGGATAAATGAATTAACAAATACAATATAAAAAAAGCCGTTGAAAATCGGCTTTTTTTTAGATTTTTAAGAAAGGTCGATATATTCCTTGATAAAAAATAATACCACCTAATACAACGGGGGCGATTGTTCAGTAAAGTTAATCAAAATCCGTAAGGAAAAAGCTTAAATGGTATACTGGTGCAAAAGTTTAATAACGAAGCTGTCAGTTTGTGAGTGTTTTTTTCTTTGCTAGGGGTCAGTCCCCCGGCGAATCACTGCGTTAATGTAACGGGGGGCAGTAACGACTAAAAAGCCATCAGAACCGTCCCTCCGGTCTTTTTCCTACTATTTAAATGTCCAATAGTTATTCAATATGAAGTTGATGATGGGTATTATCAATGTTGTGATTAGCTCACCGATTACATAGTGAAGTGAAAGTATATTTACTACTAGATACATAATACCAAAATTTAAGATGAAACCAATGGCAGAAACAACTAGAAAACGCAACAATTGATTGTAGGAGAAGTCGCTGCCAAAGGTAAATTTTTTGTTTAATAGAAATGAAATGTAAGTCATGATAATAAAGGAAAATGTTGATGCGAAAATCGGATCTTTGTCAAAAAGTTCAACCAAGATGAAAACGGAAAGAAAATAAATGAGCACGCTTATGCAGCCCACAACACTGTATTTGATAAATTTAAGAAATAGTTCTTTGCTTACGAGCATCATTATAGCCTCTCATTTTGGTCATTCAAAACGCCATTTTGAGATAGCATTTTTAATAGAATTATTTTTTCTTTCCTTAATATCTATTGAACTACGTTTAGAGTTGATCAGAAAAAGTAGTTGTAAAATAGTTAACGGCAGAAAGGTTTTTTTGTAAGCTAAATATTTTGGTTCCCAATCGGTAGAAAATTTACTTTTAAATTCTTTTAGACCTTTAAAATTGTATAAGGAATTCCCGTAAAGGTAGGCTAGACGAATTAATTTTTCACATGTAAATGAATGTTTGCAGTTTCCTACATTTGATAATGGTGACATACCCAAACTGCAGATTTGATATCCATTATTTTTTGCCCACTGAAATATATGAATAAATAATACATCCATTGTTCCATGAGGGCTATCTGAATATTTTCTCATCAGGTCAATGGTAACCGTATTTTGAAAATCGCTTGCTAACGTCGAAAAAGCAATTACTTTCCCTTCAGGGTTGTGTAAAAGGGCGATAGGGAAACGCGAAACATATTCTTTGCTAAAAGAGACGACCGAAAACCCTTTTTCCTTCTGACTGCCTAACCATGAATCGGAAATATGCTTTAATTCGGAAAGCAGGTGATTAGAATAAGGGGGGTGGACTACGCTAAATGTATAAGAATTTCGCGTAAATTTATTCAATCTTGTTCGTAATTTTGCTCCTTGTTTTCCTTCTAAAGAAAATTGTTGGAGATTCACTAATCCCTCTTCGCCCACCTTGAAGAAGCGAAAACCTGTATCATGGTAATAGTGCATATACTGTGGGCTTATTTGATAGAAAACAGGTTTAAAGCCTCTGCTTTTGCTATATTCACAGAAATCTATTATGGCTTCCTGAATTTTTGCTTCATCTCCAATTGGATCACCTAAAACCATTAATTTATTTGCAATGCGTTTATATACAATTAGTACATCTCGCTCTTTCGTCCAAAAAATCTCTTTATCTTTTAAAAAAATCAAATGAGAAGCATGATTTCCTCCATTTTCCTGTAAAAAAGAAGACAATTCATCATATTGTAGATCGATGTTACTTGTGGGAGACTTCATCTTCTCACCTTGTTTTTTAATAAAGGATGTAATCACATCAAGCATGAAAGGTTTCCTCCTGAAAAAAAATCAACTATTAAATAATAACATAGGAAGGGTTAATTGACTGTGTAGAATTTATTGTAAATTAATAGTGACAAAGTAAACGATTCAGGAATCATCCAATTTACTAGTTGGTGCCTTTAAATTATCATATTTGTCTCTTTTTCTGGCAATGACCCTGAGAAATAGCATACAATTATACTACTATAAGAATTAAATGAAACTGGTTAAATGGCAAGCA
This Neobacillus sp. YX16 DNA region includes the following protein-coding sequences:
- a CDS encoding metal ABC transporter permease, which encodes MSFIEAVIQYGFLQKALLTSIMVGIICGVVGCFIILRGMALMGDAISHAVLPGVAIAYMLGINFFAGAVISGVLTAMSIGFVSQNSRIKNDISIGIMFTAAFALGIILITLMKSSTDLYHILFGNVLAVRPSDMWTTLGIGIFVLISIYLFYKELLVTSFDPTMAEAYGLPIKIIHYFLMTLLTMVTVASLQTVGIILVVAMLITPAATAYLLTNRLWVMIYLSAGLGVIASVVGLYFSFTYNLASGATIVLVSTALFLLAFGFSPKQGILWRSLKARRKKQALS
- a CDS encoding metal ABC transporter substrate-binding protein, which gives rise to MKYILKLFITSLLAIVILAGCSESKETGSEVGKEHKDDKLQVVTTYSILYDIVKNIGGDQIEIHSLAKVGSNPHEYDPLPLDIQKTTDADVVFYNGLNLEAGNSWFEKLIQTAGKTGEDAPVFRLSEGVDPKFLTSEGNEGEEDPHAWLDIRNGIKYAENARDALIEIDSANANIYEKNAKEYILKLEKLHQEALESFNKIPKEKRFLVTSEGAFKYFSDAYEFEAGYIWEINAENQGTPQQVKQIVDLINEQEIPVLFVETSIDPRSMEMVSTETGVPIGGTLFTDSLGKQGEDGDSYIGMMEWNISVIFENLMGN
- a CDS encoding GtrA family protein, whose amino-acid sequence is MMLVSKELFLKFIKYSVVGCISVLIYFLSVFILVELFDKDPIFASTFSFIIMTYISFLLNKKFTFGSDFSYNQLLRFLVVSAIGFILNFGIMYLVVNILSLHYVIGELITTLIIPIINFILNNYWTFK
- a CDS encoding phosphatidylglycerol lysyltransferase domain-containing protein, whose amino-acid sequence is MLDVITSFIKKQGEKMKSPTSNIDLQYDELSSFLQENGGNHASHLIFLKDKEIFWTKERDVLIVYKRIANKLMVLGDPIGDEAKIQEAIIDFCEYSKSRGFKPVFYQISPQYMHYYHDTGFRFFKVGEEGLVNLQQFSLEGKQGAKLRTRLNKFTRNSYTFSVVHPPYSNHLLSELKHISDSWLGSQKEKGFSVVSFSKEYVSRFPIALLHNPEGKVIAFSTLASDFQNTVTIDLMRKYSDSPHGTMDVLFIHIFQWAKNNGYQICSLGMSPLSNVGNCKHSFTCEKLIRLAYLYGNSLYNFKGLKEFKSKFSTDWEPKYLAYKKTFLPLTILQLLFLINSKRSSIDIKERKNNSIKNAISKWRFE